CGACCTCCAGCCCCCGAACGTACTGGCGGATGACGCCGTACTTGACGGCCCGGCTGCCGCCGGCGTTGGTGGCCACCATACCGCCGACCATGGCGCTCTCCTCGCCGGGATGGGGCGGGAAATTGAACCCGGCCTCGTCGACGGCCCGCTCGAACTCCAGGAGCGTGACGCCGGCCTCGGCCTCGGCCATCTGGTTCGCGGCGTCGATCGTAATCCCCTTCATCCGCTCGAGCGACAGGACGATCCCTTCGGGGCCCGGGACACAGCCGCCGCAGAGCCCGGTGGCGCCGCCGCGCGGGGTC
This region of Candidatus Aminicenantes bacterium genomic DNA includes:
- a CDS encoding FAD-binding oxidoreductase produces the protein MTGSAAPALIEALARIVGDDHVIADPDRLDAYGHDEFSLKDIRQRPMLAVRPRTTAEVAAILRLANERGLPVTPRGGATGLCGGCVPGPEGIVLSLERMKGITIDAANQMAEAEAGVTLLEFERAVDEAGFNFPPHPGEESAMVGGMVATNAGGSRAVKYGVIRQYVRGLEV